A single genomic interval of Alistipes provencensis harbors:
- a CDS encoding alpha/beta hydrolase: MRRILILAAALIAACLLSGFGHNNHSDTTMKENPNLTREWDKVFPQSDRVNHTKVTFRNRYGITLAADLYTPKDAAGKLPAVAVSGPFGAVKEQASGLYAQTLAERGFLAIAFDPSYTGESGGEPRYVASPDINTEDFSAAVDFLSTRDNVDPERIGILGICGWGGLALNAAAIDTRIKATVTATMYDMHRVKANGYFDSMDADARYELRRQLNAQRTEDAKNGTYALAGGVVDPLPDDAPQFVKDYHAYYKTPRGYHPRSLNSNNGWNKTSDLSYINTPILTYSDEIRSAVLVIHGEKAHSRYFSEDAFRKLKGDNKELLIIPGASHVDLYDNLTLIPFDKIERFFREYLK, translated from the coding sequence ATGAGACGAATCCTGATCTTGGCAGCGGCCCTGATTGCGGCATGCCTGCTTTCCGGCTTTGGACACAACAATCATTCCGATACGACCATGAAAGAAAATCCGAATCTGACCCGGGAGTGGGACAAGGTGTTCCCGCAAAGCGACCGAGTGAACCACACGAAAGTGACTTTCCGCAACCGCTACGGCATTACGCTCGCAGCCGACCTCTACACGCCCAAAGATGCCGCCGGGAAACTGCCTGCCGTCGCCGTCAGCGGCCCGTTCGGCGCCGTGAAGGAGCAGGCGTCGGGCCTCTACGCCCAGACGTTGGCCGAACGGGGTTTCCTCGCCATCGCCTTCGACCCCTCCTACACCGGCGAGAGCGGCGGCGAACCCCGTTACGTCGCTTCGCCCGACATCAACACCGAGGATTTCAGCGCCGCCGTCGATTTCCTCTCGACGCGCGACAACGTGGACCCCGAGCGCATCGGCATCCTCGGCATCTGCGGATGGGGAGGCTTGGCGCTCAACGCCGCAGCCATCGACACCCGCATCAAGGCGACGGTAACGGCGACGATGTACGATATGCACCGCGTCAAGGCCAACGGCTACTTCGATTCGATGGATGCCGACGCGCGTTATGAACTCCGCCGGCAGCTCAACGCCCAGCGCACGGAAGATGCGAAAAACGGCACTTATGCGCTTGCCGGCGGGGTAGTAGACCCGCTGCCCGACGACGCCCCGCAGTTCGTGAAGGATTACCACGCCTACTACAAGACCCCGCGCGGCTATCATCCCCGTTCGCTCAATTCGAACAACGGCTGGAACAAAACCTCGGACCTGTCGTACATCAACACGCCCATCCTGACCTACAGCGACGAAATTCGCAGTGCTGTGCTGGTGATCCACGGCGAGAAGGCCCATTCGCGCTATTTCAGCGAAGATGCCTTCCGGAAACTGAAAGGCGACAACAAGGAGCTGCTGATTATCCCCGGCGCCAGCCATGTGGACCTGTACGACAACCTGACGTTGATCCCGTTCGACAAGATCGAACGCTTCTTCCGGGAGTATCTGAAATAA